The Cinclus cinclus chromosome 5, bCinCin1.1, whole genome shotgun sequence genome segment tttttttaatcattaaaaCCAGCTTACAGATtataaaaattctcattttcagtgGCATGTTTAATAAACACAAACTCAGAACTCAGTAGTGTTTTTAAACACCAGAATGATACTGAAAAGATTCAGCTGCTCCTTTGTGTGTCAGTAGGTTATTTTTAAGTAACTAGGAAAAGTGTCATTACTTTGAGCTAATGCACTTCCTATTGACAGGAATTTAGGAAACTATCTACATTACTGTTTATGCTTCCATCACAGGCTGTCCTATTAATTAATCTTGTGCCACCAcatataattattttgatttttaaactatttttttctctgcattttgtaCTTTGCTTACTGAAATGACTAAAATCTAGAGTAGTTAGAATCACAGGTAAATGTAATACTTATAGAACACATTAAAACTTCTGATCCCTCTAATACTAAAGCAAAGTAGTGTCCCTGTTGTCTTCTTTACCATCTCCTTTTGGGGAACTGCTTTACAGAACAAAGCACTTAGAAGGAACCACTTTATTTATGGCTCTTAGTATGTGctaaagtaaaagaaaaagcttgATCACGTACAGGGGTGCCTTACTTCCAATTCAATAGCTAAGACTATTCAGGATGCAGAAGATCCCAAGTTAATATTAACTATATTTCTTTGCCTGAAAGAACTGAACCTTTGCCAGTCATGACCCTAATTCCCATGATCCACAATATTCAGGGGATATGTGCAATGCATTCTTCTCCTCCTGTTGGAGCTGTTCTTTTTAGTTCTAAGTAAATGTAATGAAAttgtaatgaaataatttgattGTATTTTCActctaataaaatattttttttgtgagagAAACTCAAGTATCGCTGTCAAAATTAAGGCTTTCATCTAAGAACGGTGATAGCCTTTTGCTGGTCCTCTTGCATTTGTCTACATCACTTGATGTGAATGCAGGCGACACAACCGCCAGGACGGAGGATTCCCTCTTCTCCTGCAGTGAActtctgtcctgtgcagggcaggaacCGAGGCCACGGCCTTCGGACAGCCGAGAGCACCGCAGTCCTGAGCAGCACGGCTAAAGAGTCAGCCAGCGAGCTCTGGAGCCAGCCGCAGATCCTCCAGGCACCAGGGGCTTCCCTGTCTCTCCCCCTTCCTGGGCATGTGCTTGAGCCGCTGGATTTAAACAGCTGCAGGACTCAGGCACGCATCCCCGTCCCGGGAGGAGGGCCAGCCGCCCTGAGCTGTGACGGGGAACAGCCGTGCCCGAGAACGCAACAAAAGCCGCCGCAGCCCCGAGCCGCGGCCAGACAGCCCCGGTGTCTCCCCGCACACAGGTCCCCGCTCCTCCCCATCTCCCTGACGAGCAATGAGTGTCTGAAGCGGCCGGGCCCGACCTGGGAGCCCCCTCCGCGCACCGCCATCGCCCCGCGCCACTCACCCGCTGCGCCTTCTCCCAGACCTGGTTCAGCTTCACCACCCGGAACTCCCCGGCCTCCCGCCGCTTGCCGCCGCCGGCCGCCAGCCCCTCGTTGGCCTCCCGGGAGTACTTGCTGGCCTGGCCGGcggcagccaggagcagcgcggCGGTGAGGGCCGGCAGCGCCCGCATGGCCGCCATGTCGCGGCGCGCGGGGAACTACAACTCCCGAGATGCCGTgcggcagggccgggccgggccggggccgtCGGGGCTGCTGGGGCCGGGCCCAGGCCGGTAGGGTCGGAAATCCAGAGTGTGGGCTGGGGTCTGGGGAGCGTCAGAAGGGTTCGGTTTGAGCTGTTTGTCTTCCTGCCGCTCTCCTCAGTGCTTGCTTCACAAAATATGCTGAACGTGGCGCGTTTGGTGGGTAGTTCGGCCCCCAACACTCGGTGTTGATGTCAGCTGTGCGAGAACAAGGGGCCGCGGTGGGTTCGAGCGCCGCTGCTCTCACCAGCAAAGTTTTCAGATACCAACATAGTGTCCGAGTGCTCACAGAAAGAGACAAAAGCAGCTCGGGGAGGACGGAAGGCAAGAGTGTGGAGCGGTTCCCCCGTGGTTCCTTGGCGGTGGCAGAGAAGGACACCTGTACCCAGGATAGCGCGGAGGGATTGAGAGCATTGTCGGATTTGTCTTTACAGACGagctgtgggtctgctggcAGATAAGACtagcactgagagataaaaCTAGCAATGGGATGGATTCCACTGATTGATGAATGGGaaaagatatttgcctttacaaacaaactgtaggttTGCTGGTAAATGAAACTggatattgaaagatgaaagaagcgATGGGGAAAAAGCGATGAATtctataagaattaaaaattaaaacgGAGGATTATACGTTAGAGGGGAATCCCAGGTATCAGGTGTTCCGGGAACTCTGtacctctcaagtacctcagcccatggggaaagagagagggaaatgcggccgggaaaacaggaaaaaggggAGGCTGTGTCCTCCAAAAATTTGAGAGATCCCAGGGGATGCCCCATGGCTTCTccctttatttaaataaagcaaaaaggactcctttgtctcctttttggatACAAACTTCTGGTGTTtatggattaattttcctgacaggATGGATGGTGGTGAGGGCAGGAGAGATGTGAGAAAGGCAGGGACACAGAGGTTGGGTTGATATTGAGGGATGAGGTGTGGGAATGGCTCTAGGCTGGGTGGTGTGTGCTCAGAGTGCACCTCTTGGGCAGGAGAGTCCCAACCTCCTACCTCAGTGTGTCCTCAAGGAGCTGGGCAAAGAGTGCACTGGTCAACAGGCAGTTTTGGGAGGGGTTTAAGTCAAGTTGTATTAAGAAAAGAGTTCCACAATGCTGTGAAAATGCACAGTATTTAATCCAGGGTTGGTGTATATATAAGAACAAATAGATTGCCTAAACTATAATGAACTTTGTGAAAACAGTGCCCCAGGGAGGATTTTTACTGGACTGtcatttttgccttttaagtaatataaaattttatattcatataatatatatatatttatttaatatatatttatatacagaGAGGGGCTGCAGCACCATTCGTTTGCTTAGCTTGGCTTGTTGGATAGCATTCTCCAGTGCCCTCACTTCTGTGACCTCAAGTGACCAGTTTTTGGAATAGTTCTGTGTATTCTGGCCCAAGCAGAAGTGGTGCAGGGCAGAGCGTGGCTCAGGGGCAGAGCTGGTATGGTGACAGAGATGCAGAGATGTCCCACTcgtgtccccagtgctgggcagtGGTGTGAGTACAGAGGTGGTGTCAGTGGTGGGGACAatgctgcctgctcctgcctgctcctctggcagcactgtggcacagtttgtgtgtgtggggacagcagcacctaGGAGCACTGGGACCTCAGCTCCACCAGTGCAGGGGGCTGTAAGGTAGGAGGGGGCTGGGAGTGGGGATGTCGGGTAGTCAAAGACTGTCCCAATCCTCTAGTCTTTGGGGAAAATATGTCAAAGAGCTGGACACAGAAGCCCAGCAATGCTGCCTTGCCCAGGGGGTTTGTTACTGAACTCCACATGTGCTGTGTGGGAAGGGCACCAAGAAATAGATGAGATTCCAGTGTCACCCTACAGGTATGTCTGGGTCATGCTGGGATGCAGAAGCTGAGTCCAGGCTGGGGAGAGGGAAGTACTGTGGGAGCTGTCATGGGACCACTCTGCACAGTGGGTAGCAAAACAGGGAGTGGCGAGGGCAGGATGCTCCCCAAGGGTCCTTTCTGTCATGTTAGAGCTCCAGCAGGGACTTCAGAGACACCCAAAGGATTTGACAAGCCAGTTTATTCAAGCATTGAGGCAAACAAAATTTGGTCAAACAAGTGTATGGCaattgtaattaattttccCTTTGAAGAAGGATGCAGCTCAAGCACTCATTGCCCGCCTCGTGCTGGGGGCTGAGCCCACTGCCCAGGGGCAGAAGCAGGGAAGAGTCAGTGCTCCAGAAGCTCCAAGTCCTCCAGGTATTTCTGCACCCAGAGAGCCTCGGGATTTGCACAcacctccctccccttcctGGTGACCAGgctgttggggaaaaaaatagtgttgAGGCACTCAGCCAGGGCATCAGGGTGCCTGCACTAGGTCCTGCTCGTAGCACCCTGGTTGTCCCTGTCCATGCCCTTCCCTGTCCTTGGACACCCTTGGTGTGCTGGCCTGGCTTGTGCACCCTAGACCCTGGTAATGTTGGGTACTTACACCACGGCTTGCATTGGGCACCTGGTGTTGGTCCTGTAGGCAGAGTGGATCATGCGCCGTGGGATGGGGCGTGAAGTGTACATCAGGCAGCAggaggtggcttctgtgaggCAGAAAGATGGGCCCAGTGAGAccccacactgcagcagagaCTCTGCCTGTGGCTCCCAGGAGATTTGCCATCACCTGTCCTCCAGGCACACCCCCTGAAAACTTCCGTCTCTGAGGCTTAGTCCCTGCATTGGTGATGGCCATCTGCTCCCAGCCTTCTCCATGGCCATGAGGGACTCATCAGTGGGGAAGGGGCTCTCTCCTGGGGAAGGAAAGCCTACCGTTCTTGGAAAGTGCAGCATTCCTGGAGACTCTGCCATCAGCCTCAGCCAGGGAGCAGATGGCCACAAGGAACAGACCAGCCAGGGTGGCTGCAAGGACTCTCATGATGCTGGGAGGGCTGAGGGAGCCACGAGcgaggctggagctggggtgtCTGTCGGGCTCTCCTCTGCACGGtagcccctgctcctgctgatcTCCTTTTATGCCCCCACTACTGGGTGGGCACAGGgtttcaagaaagaaaatgagtgtATCATTCCAGGAAAATTACATAAGGCAAAGAAACTGCAGAAAGGGAACTGCCAGTCACAGGGCTGTTATTTTCAGATTAGAGAGAGTAAGTCTTATGAAGAGCTGGGTTTGTTTGACAGTAAAAAGGGAGGCCCCCCCTGAGGGAGAACCTTACTACTCTCTGCAACTTCTTGAAAGGAGGGCTGTAGTGAGCTGGAGGTTGCTTTCTTCTctcaggtaacaagtgacagggtGAGATGAAATGGCATCACATTGAACCAGGGCATGCTATGAAAATGTTCTTCTCTGAGGTGGTTGtccagcactggaacaggttgccaggggaagtggtggagtcaccatccctaaagacatttaaaagatgtgtaaaTGTGATGCTTAGGGACATAGTTTAGTCCTGGACTTTGCAATACTGGGTTAacattggacttgatgatcttaaagatcttttccaacataaatgatCCTACAGTTTGTTTCTGTGAACTTCATGGTGCTGAGGGAACACAAGCATAGCTGGagctggggtggctgcagggtTTTCCTCTACACATTGCTCAGTCCCTGCTGCTACTTCCCTCCTATTCACCCAGAGTTTCAAGGAGAGAAAATGAGTGCATGATGACAGGGAAATTATGCCAAGATTTTCCAATTTTGATGAGCTGGAGAGATCAAGAAAACCACAGAAGGGGAAGTGCTGGCCACAGATCTGCGACTTTCAGATTCCATTTGAGTGTCTGATGGGAATGGCCAGAGCCCAAGCCCCCGTGACATGAGCCCTGCTACTGCTGCAATGTCCCAACCTGTTGGTTaagagccaggctgggacatgAAATTCACTGGCCAGAGTTCTGAGGAAAACCAGAACAAAGCCAGacataggaaaagaaagaggaagtaGCAATTTTTGTAGCTTGCTTTCTGAGTGTGCACTGTTGGGGTCCTTGGGAATTGATTATATCCTATCTTTGTCAAGCAAGAATTTTGCTGTAGTGGTGTGACCGAGgtgcccccccctcccccaggtgCAGGTGCAACCCTTGAGGGGATGGCACAGAGGCAGCTGGTGTCAGTGccacactgccctggggagcctggttACTTCTTGCCCACTGCTGGCTGTCTGGCTAGTGAGAACCACTGGCCACAGAAACCACTGATAAAATCATGTACCCTCTCAAAATATCTTAACTTCAGCAGAAATGAGCCATTTTTTGGTAAATGAGGGTCTGGTGGGTAGTTTACAGCTGGCTGCCAGAGCATCCCTGGTGGGTTGTTGGCCAGTGCACTGCCAGACATGGGGCATGAGCACCTCTAAC includes the following:
- the LOC134044392 gene encoding C-C motif chemokine 4 homolog, whose translation is MRVLAATLAGLFLVAICSLAEADGRVSRNAALSKNEATSCCLMYTSRPIPRRMIHSAYRTNTRCPMQAVVLVTRKGREVCANPEALWVQKYLEDLELLEH